A portion of the Mesobacillus sp. AQ2 genome contains these proteins:
- the hflK gene encoding FtsH protease activity modulator HflK, with translation MVSLKKIYVTSGIVVLAIILGLSAFTTWYTVDESEQAVILTFGKVEEGISEPGLHFKLPWPIQSIEKLSKETFSLQFGYEEKNGEIVEFPDETKMITGDENIVLADLVVQWKITDPAKYLYNADNPREILYDSTSASVRSIIGSSKIDDALTSGKAQIEADVRDLLSSLIEKYDMGISVLGVKLQDVELPNQEVRKAFTDVTDARETMNTKINEAKKYRNQKLNEAQGEKDALISRAEGEKAARIERARGDVAVFNKLYVEYKSNPEITRQRLILETLEQVLPGTEIYIMNDDGNTMKYFPIRPLETEKPKSEKEGSEKNNG, from the coding sequence ATGGTGAGCCTAAAAAAGATTTACGTGACGAGCGGGATTGTCGTTCTTGCCATTATTTTAGGACTTTCTGCTTTTACGACCTGGTATACGGTCGATGAATCAGAACAGGCGGTCATTTTGACATTTGGCAAGGTGGAGGAAGGAATCAGCGAACCTGGCTTGCATTTCAAGCTTCCTTGGCCGATTCAGAGTATTGAGAAGTTATCGAAGGAAACATTCAGCCTTCAGTTCGGCTATGAAGAGAAAAATGGAGAAATCGTCGAGTTTCCAGATGAAACGAAAATGATCACCGGTGACGAGAATATTGTGCTGGCCGACCTAGTTGTTCAATGGAAAATTACTGACCCGGCAAAATATTTATACAATGCGGATAATCCTAGAGAAATTTTGTATGATTCAACTTCAGCGTCTGTCAGAAGTATCATTGGCAGTTCCAAAATTGATGATGCCCTTACATCCGGGAAGGCACAAATTGAAGCAGATGTCCGTGACTTATTGTCATCATTGATTGAAAAATACGATATGGGGATTTCCGTCCTTGGTGTAAAACTTCAGGATGTTGAACTGCCAAACCAAGAAGTCCGGAAAGCTTTTACCGATGTAACGGATGCCCGTGAGACGATGAATACCAAAATAAATGAAGCGAAGAAGTACCGTAACCAGAAACTGAACGAAGCACAGGGTGAAAAGGATGCGCTCATTTCAAGGGCAGAAGGTGAAAAAGCTGCAAGAATAGAAAGGGCGCGCGGTGACGTGGCCGTATTCAATAAGCTGTATGTTGAATATAAATCGAATCCGGAAATCACCAGACAGCGTCTAATATTGGAAACACTTGAGCAGGTTCTGCCGGGAACGGAAATATACATCATGAATGATGACGGAAATACAATGAAGTACTTCCCGATTCGCCCGCTTGAAACAGAAAAGCCTAAGTCAGAGAAGGAAGGCAGTGAGAAGAATAATGGCTGA
- a CDS encoding DUF4256 domain-containing protein, with the protein MNRRIEMTDKSKKLPLEEQEQLLLILKTRFEKNMNRHKDIVWEDVQARLELNPEKIWSLNEMERTGGEPDVVGTEKETGAYLFYDCSAESPKGRRSVCYDREALESRKKHPPENNAMDMAADMGIELLTEQQYRKLQELGNFDLKTSSWVQTPDHIRSLGGAVFCDRRYNMVFLYHNGADSYYAARGFRGVLKV; encoded by the coding sequence ATGAATAGGAGGATTGAAATGACAGACAAATCGAAGAAATTGCCTCTGGAAGAGCAAGAGCAACTGCTACTGATTTTAAAAACACGTTTTGAAAAAAATATGAATCGGCATAAAGATATTGTCTGGGAGGATGTACAAGCCAGGCTTGAATTGAACCCGGAAAAAATATGGTCACTCAACGAGATGGAAAGAACAGGCGGAGAACCGGATGTTGTTGGCACTGAGAAAGAGACAGGAGCATACCTTTTCTACGACTGCTCAGCTGAAAGTCCAAAAGGCCGCAGAAGTGTTTGTTATGACCGTGAAGCGCTTGAGTCCAGGAAAAAGCATCCACCTGAAAATAACGCCATGGATATGGCAGCTGACATGGGAATTGAACTTTTAACAGAGCAGCAATATAGAAAGCTGCAAGAGCTCGGGAATTTCGATTTGAAAACATCGAGCTGGGTGCAAACACCTGATCATATTAGAAGCCTTGGAGGCGCAGTTTTCTGTGACCGCCGCTACAATATGGTGTTTTTATATCACAATGGAGCAGATTCGTACTACGCTGCAAGAGGATTCCGCGGAGTCCTCAAGGTGTAA
- a CDS encoding two-component system histidine kinase PnpS has translation MTKYRTRLLFALISLIIIVLIGLGLVLGQLFKNYYINSFNERLMIEMNLLTSNIEQNGGLDSLDKEEILRMSRLLNSRITIVDLDGDIRYDTGELSSTKISRHRDIIGDIVENPPKSESDLEVGGGFDLHYYWNPLSHEGKKEGYVFLTTKIDELQKAYRQIWWILTVSLGLALVVIILLGTRITNRYTKPIESATNVAIELAKGNYRARTYEDHIDETGMLSSSINILARNLQELMKLKESQQDRLTTLLENMGSGLILIDSRGFINLINKPYKEIFNVEPSEYLYKLYYEVIDHEEIIRMVEEIFMTEQKVRKQVVLPIEIERRHFEVYGVPIIGTNNVWKGILLVFHDISELKKLEQMRKDFVANVSHELKTPITSIKGFSETLLDGAMHDKDTLEAFLEIILKESDRLQVLIQELLDLSKIEQHGFHLSAGSVDLRQQAAEVIEILEGKAAQKDIVLTLDQKDRQAVIEGDADRLKQVLINLISNAITYTPNGGRVEISLIDQDDTVSILVKDSGIGIEKSEIPRIFERFYRVDRARSRNSGGTGLGLAIVKHIVEAHRGQIEVTSQVGKGTTFTIKLYKKLPQ, from the coding sequence ATGACAAAGTACCGGACACGACTTTTATTTGCCCTCATTTCCTTGATCATCATCGTGTTAATAGGCCTGGGCCTTGTGTTGGGGCAATTATTCAAGAATTATTATATCAATTCATTCAATGAACGCCTGATGATTGAAATGAATCTTTTAACTTCCAATATCGAGCAAAACGGAGGGCTTGATTCGCTGGATAAAGAAGAAATTTTAAGGATGAGCCGGTTGTTGAATTCAAGGATCACCATCGTTGATCTGGACGGCGATATTCGTTACGACACTGGTGAACTATCAAGTACCAAAATCAGCAGGCATAGGGATATTATTGGGGATATTGTGGAAAATCCACCGAAATCAGAGAGCGACCTTGAAGTAGGCGGAGGCTTCGACCTGCATTATTATTGGAATCCGCTCAGCCATGAAGGTAAAAAAGAAGGCTATGTATTTCTAACTACAAAAATCGATGAGCTGCAGAAAGCATATCGCCAAATCTGGTGGATTCTTACCGTTAGTCTTGGCTTGGCCTTGGTTGTGATCATCCTCCTCGGTACAAGGATTACGAACCGCTATACGAAACCAATCGAGTCTGCGACAAATGTAGCGATCGAACTGGCAAAAGGGAACTACCGTGCAAGGACTTATGAAGATCATATAGATGAAACGGGGATGCTCAGTTCGTCCATCAATATCCTGGCCAGAAACCTTCAGGAACTGATGAAGCTAAAGGAATCCCAGCAGGATAGACTGACAACATTGTTAGAAAATATGGGCAGCGGTCTGATCCTGATTGACAGCAGGGGATTTATCAACTTGATCAATAAGCCCTACAAGGAAATTTTCAATGTGGAACCTTCTGAGTATCTGTATAAACTTTATTATGAAGTCATTGACCATGAGGAAATAATCAGGATGGTCGAAGAGATTTTCATGACTGAGCAAAAAGTAAGGAAGCAAGTTGTTCTTCCGATTGAGATTGAAAGACGCCATTTTGAAGTTTACGGAGTGCCAATCATCGGGACAAACAATGTCTGGAAAGGAATTCTCCTTGTCTTCCATGACATTTCGGAACTGAAAAAACTCGAGCAGATGAGGAAAGACTTTGTGGCCAACGTTTCGCACGAGCTTAAGACGCCCATCACTTCGATCAAGGGCTTTTCGGAAACACTTCTGGATGGCGCGATGCATGATAAAGATACATTGGAAGCTTTCCTTGAAATCATCTTGAAAGAAAGTGACCGCCTGCAAGTATTGATACAGGAGTTGCTTGACCTTTCCAAGATTGAACAGCATGGTTTCCATCTGTCAGCTGGAAGTGTGGATCTCCGCCAGCAAGCAGCTGAAGTCATTGAGATTTTAGAAGGAAAAGCTGCACAAAAGGATATCGTGCTAACGCTTGACCAGAAAGACCGTCAGGCAGTCATTGAAGGAGATGCTGACAGGCTGAAGCAGGTACTGATCAATCTCATCAGCAATGCCATAACGTATACACCAAATGGCGGCCGTGTGGAAATCTCTTTAATTGATCAGGATGACACTGTGTCTATTCTGGTAAAAGATTCAGGTATCGGTATTGAAAAAAGTGAGATTCCAAGGATCTTTGAACGCTTTTACCGTGTGGATAGGGCAAGGAGCCGGAATTCTGGGGGAACAGGCCTTGGCCTTGCCATCGTCAAACATATCGTGGAAGCCCATAGAGGACAAATTGAGGTAACCAGTCAAGTCGGCAAAGGAACCACCTTTACCATCAAGCTTTATAAGAAGCTGCCTCAATAA
- a CDS encoding response regulator transcription factor, producing MNKKVLVVDDEQSIVTLLKYNLEQAGYSVVTGMDGEEGIRLAAEEKPDLMVLDLMLPKLDGMEVCKQLRQQKINVPILMLTAKDDEFDKVLGLELGADDYMTKPFSPREVVARVKAILRRVQAVPDPVEEKPEDEAQIKIGELRIMPDFYEAYFMEDLLELTPKEFELLLYLAKSKGRVLTRDQLLSAVWNYDFAGDTRIVDVHISHLREKIEQNTKKPSYIKTIRGLGYKLEEPKGE from the coding sequence ATGAACAAGAAGGTCTTGGTTGTGGATGATGAACAATCTATTGTGACACTGCTGAAGTATAATCTGGAGCAGGCTGGTTATTCCGTTGTGACAGGAATGGACGGTGAGGAAGGGATTCGCCTTGCTGCTGAAGAAAAACCCGATTTGATGGTCCTGGACTTGATGCTTCCGAAGCTTGATGGCATGGAAGTGTGCAAGCAGCTTAGGCAGCAGAAAATCAATGTACCGATATTAATGCTGACGGCAAAGGATGACGAGTTTGACAAAGTACTTGGCCTGGAGCTGGGTGCAGATGATTACATGACGAAGCCGTTCAGCCCGCGGGAAGTTGTTGCAAGGGTAAAAGCCATTCTTAGAAGGGTGCAGGCAGTGCCGGATCCCGTCGAGGAGAAGCCTGAGGACGAAGCCCAGATCAAAATAGGCGAACTCAGGATCATGCCGGATTTCTATGAAGCCTATTTCATGGAAGACTTGCTCGAATTGACACCGAAGGAATTCGAATTGCTTCTCTATCTGGCCAAAAGCAAAGGCCGGGTACTGACGCGTGACCAGCTGTTAAGTGCGGTCTGGAATTATGATTTTGCCGGAGACACAAGAATTGTAGATGTACATATAAGCCACTTGCGCGAAAAGATCGAACAGAATACAAAAAAGCCGTCCTATATCAAAACCATTCGTGGTCTTGGCTATAAGCTGGAGGAACCGAAGGGAGAATGA
- a CDS encoding MaoC/PaaZ C-terminal domain-containing protein, which yields MLLGRKRKLGRKIEEMTVGEKLTLTEKIEDKDLLLYLGLTNDANPLYIQHDYASQTPYEKPIVPAIMLNGIITSAVSKYLPGPGSHILKQDIEYLKPVYHYGTVQFLFEVTEVIKSKHNVEITVTGKNEDDETVVKGRMLVCPPYPVQRLDGKALENF from the coding sequence ATGCTGCTTGGAAGAAAACGTAAGCTTGGCAGGAAAATAGAAGAAATGACTGTCGGAGAAAAATTGACATTAACAGAAAAGATTGAGGATAAAGACCTTCTGTTGTATTTGGGTTTGACGAATGATGCGAATCCTTTGTATATCCAGCATGATTATGCTTCACAAACACCATATGAAAAGCCGATTGTTCCTGCAATCATGCTGAATGGGATCATCACTTCGGCTGTTTCCAAATATCTTCCGGGACCTGGAAGCCATATTCTTAAGCAGGATATAGAGTATTTGAAACCTGTCTATCATTATGGGACAGTGCAATTCTTGTTTGAAGTGACCGAAGTCATCAAGAGCAAGCATAATGTTGAGATCACGGTTACTGGAAAAAATGAAGATGATGAGACAGTGGTAAAAGGCCGGATGCTCGTCTGTCCGCCATATCCAGTACAGCGCTTGGACGGTAAGGCATTGGAGAATTTTTGA
- the mdh gene encoding malate dehydrogenase has translation MSLKRKKISVIGGGFTGATTAFLLAQKELGDVVLVDIPQMENPTKGKALDMLEASPVQGFDANITGTSSYEDTKDSDIVVVTAGIARKPGMSRDDLVQTNQKIMKSVAQEIAKHSPNSFIVVLTNPVDAMTYTIFKESGFPKNRVIGQSGVLDSARFRTFVAQELNLSVKDVTGFVLGGHGDDMVPLVRYSYAGGIPLETLIPKERLEEIVERTRKGGGEIVNLLGNGSAYYAPAASLVEMCEAILKDQRRVLPAIAYLEGEYGYEGIYLGVPTILGAGGIEKVIELELTEDEKAALDKSAESVRNVMAVLA, from the coding sequence ATGTCATTGAAACGCAAAAAGATTTCGGTCATTGGTGGAGGATTCACAGGAGCAACAACAGCATTCTTGCTTGCACAGAAGGAACTTGGGGATGTAGTATTGGTTGATATCCCGCAAATGGAAAATCCGACAAAGGGTAAAGCGCTTGATATGCTAGAAGCAAGCCCTGTCCAGGGATTTGATGCGAACATTACCGGTACATCCAGCTATGAGGATACGAAAGACTCAGACATCGTTGTTGTCACAGCAGGCATTGCCCGCAAGCCAGGCATGAGCCGTGATGATCTTGTCCAGACTAACCAGAAAATCATGAAAAGTGTAGCCCAGGAAATCGCCAAGCATTCTCCTAATAGCTTTATCGTCGTTTTGACTAACCCTGTTGATGCGATGACTTATACTATTTTCAAAGAATCAGGTTTCCCTAAGAACCGTGTAATCGGCCAATCGGGTGTATTGGATTCTGCTCGTTTCCGTACATTCGTAGCCCAGGAATTGAACCTTTCCGTAAAAGATGTTACTGGTTTTGTCCTTGGAGGCCATGGAGATGATATGGTACCACTTGTGCGTTATTCATATGCAGGAGGCATTCCTCTTGAGACATTAATTCCAAAAGAACGCCTTGAAGAGATTGTAGAGCGCACTCGCAAAGGCGGAGGCGAAATTGTCAACCTTCTTGGAAATGGCAGCGCTTACTATGCACCTGCAGCTTCGCTGGTAGAAATGTGCGAAGCAATCCTTAAAGACCAGCGCCGTGTTCTTCCGGCGATTGCCTATCTTGAAGGCGAATATGGATATGAAGGAATCTATCTGGGAGTTCCAACGATTCTTGGAGCCGGGGGAATCGAGAAAGTAATTGAACTTGAACTGACAGAAGATGAAAAAGCTGCCCTCGATAAATCAGCAGAATCAGTCCGTAATGTGATGGCTGTTTTGGCATAA
- the icd gene encoding NADP-dependent isocitrate dehydrogenase: MQGEKITVKDGVLNVPNNPVVPFIEGDGTGPDIWAASVRVLDAAVEKAYKGERKIVWKEVLAGEKAFNQTGEWLPSETLELINEYLIAIKGPLTTPIGGGIRSLNVALRQELDLFVCLRPVRWFEGVPSPVKRPQDTDMVIFRENTEDIYAGIEYASGSDEVKKLLEFLQNEMGVNKIRFPETSGIGIKPVSKEGTERLVRSAINYAITEGRKSLTLVHKGNIMKFTEGAFKNWGYELAEKEFGDKVFTWAQYDKIKEEQGTDAANKAQSDAEAAGKIIVKDAIADIFLQQILTRPKEFDVVATMNLNGDYISDALAAQVGGIGIAPGANINYETGHAIFEATHGTAPKYAGLDKVNPSSVILSGVLMLEHLGWTEAANLIVKSMEKSIASKVVTYDFARLMDGATEVKTSEFGDELIKNMG, from the coding sequence ATGCAAGGTGAAAAAATCACAGTCAAAGATGGAGTTTTAAACGTACCAAACAATCCAGTCGTTCCTTTTATCGAAGGTGACGGCACAGGTCCGGATATCTGGGCAGCTTCTGTCCGCGTTCTTGATGCAGCTGTTGAAAAAGCATACAAGGGTGAACGCAAGATTGTCTGGAAAGAAGTATTAGCTGGAGAAAAGGCATTTAACCAAACTGGCGAGTGGCTTCCAAGTGAAACATTAGAGTTGATCAATGAATACCTGATCGCAATCAAGGGTCCACTGACAACACCGATTGGCGGCGGAATCCGTTCTTTGAACGTTGCTTTGCGCCAGGAGCTTGACCTGTTTGTATGCTTGCGCCCTGTACGCTGGTTTGAAGGTGTTCCATCACCTGTAAAGCGTCCTCAGGACACTGACATGGTCATTTTCCGTGAAAACACTGAAGATATCTATGCGGGCATCGAATATGCAAGCGGATCTGACGAAGTCAAGAAGCTTCTTGAATTCCTGCAAAACGAAATGGGCGTAAATAAAATCCGTTTCCCTGAAACTTCAGGTATCGGTATCAAGCCTGTTTCCAAAGAAGGAACAGAGCGCCTTGTACGTTCAGCGATCAATTACGCCATTACAGAAGGCCGTAAGTCATTAACGCTTGTACATAAAGGCAATATCATGAAATTCACAGAAGGCGCGTTCAAAAACTGGGGTTATGAACTTGCTGAAAAAGAATTTGGTGATAAGGTTTTCACATGGGCTCAGTATGACAAGATTAAGGAAGAACAAGGTACGGATGCAGCAAACAAAGCTCAGTCTGATGCAGAGGCTGCTGGCAAGATCATCGTTAAAGATGCGATTGCTGATATCTTCCTTCAACAGATCCTTACACGTCCGAAAGAGTTCGATGTTGTTGCAACAATGAACCTTAACGGCGACTACATTTCAGATGCACTTGCAGCACAGGTAGGCGGTATCGGTATTGCTCCTGGAGCAAACATCAACTATGAAACTGGCCACGCTATTTTCGAAGCGACTCATGGTACAGCTCCTAAGTATGCTGGTTTGGATAAAGTTAACCCGTCTTCAGTAATCCTTTCAGGCGTCCTGATGCTTGAACACCTTGGCTGGACTGAAGCAGCTAACCTGATCGTCAAGTCAATGGAAAAATCAATCGCTTCAAAGGTTGTAACATATGACTTCGCACGTTTGATGGATGGCGCTACAGAAGTCAAGACTTCTGAGTTCGGCGATGAACTGATCAAGAACATGGGCTAA
- the citZ gene encoding citrate synthase encodes MTVTRGLEGVVATTSSISSIIDDTLTYVGYDIDDLAENASFEEVIYLLWHRKLPTAAELDELKKQLAENAALPKEVLEHFKMYPIDKVHPMAAVRSAVSLLGLYDDEADVMEKEANYRKAIRLQAKMPAIVTAFARVRKGLEPIAPREDLNFAANFLYMLTGEEPEDVAVEAMNKALVLHADHELNASTFTARVCVATLSDVYSGVTAAIGALKGPLHGGANEAVMKMLTEIGTLENVEPAIREKLANKEKIMGFGHRVYRQGDPRAKHLREMSKRLTELTGEPHWYDMSTKIEEIVTGEKNLPPNVDFYSASVYHSLGIDHDLFTPIFAVSRVSGWLAHILEQYDNNRLIRPRADYTGPGKQEYVPVEMR; translated from the coding sequence ATGACAGTAACACGTGGTCTTGAAGGGGTAGTGGCAACAACATCTTCTATCAGTTCTATCATCGATGATACGCTGACTTATGTTGGCTATGACATTGACGATTTAGCTGAAAATGCTAGTTTCGAAGAAGTGATTTACCTATTATGGCACCGCAAGCTTCCTACAGCGGCAGAGTTGGACGAATTGAAGAAGCAGCTCGCAGAGAATGCAGCATTGCCAAAGGAAGTGCTTGAGCATTTCAAGATGTACCCGATCGATAAAGTCCATCCGATGGCTGCAGTTCGCTCGGCAGTATCTCTTTTAGGATTATATGATGATGAAGCAGATGTCATGGAGAAAGAAGCGAATTACCGCAAAGCAATTCGTCTTCAGGCGAAAATGCCAGCTATTGTTACCGCTTTTGCAAGAGTTAGAAAAGGCCTCGAGCCAATTGCTCCAAGGGAAGACCTTAATTTCGCAGCAAACTTCCTGTATATGCTGACAGGCGAAGAGCCTGAAGATGTAGCTGTAGAAGCTATGAACAAAGCTCTTGTCCTGCACGCTGATCATGAGCTTAATGCTTCAACATTCACAGCACGCGTATGTGTTGCGACACTATCAGATGTTTACTCTGGTGTAACCGCTGCTATCGGTGCATTAAAGGGACCTCTTCACGGAGGAGCTAACGAAGCAGTTATGAAAATGCTGACTGAAATCGGCACACTTGAAAATGTAGAGCCGGCAATCCGTGAAAAGCTTGCGAACAAGGAAAAAATCATGGGCTTCGGCCACCGTGTATATCGCCAGGGCGACCCTCGCGCAAAGCACTTGAGAGAAATGTCCAAGAGATTGACTGAACTTACTGGCGAACCACATTGGTACGATATGTCCACTAAGATCGAAGAAATCGTCACAGGCGAAAAGAACCTGCCGCCGAATGTGGATTTCTATTCTGCATCCGTATATCACAGCCTTGGCATCGACCATGACCTGTTCACGCCAATTTTTGCTGTGAGCCGTGTATCCGGATGGCTTGCGCATATCCTTGAACAGTATGACAACAACCGTCTGATCCGCCCTCGTGCTGATTATACAGGTCCTGGAAAGCAAGAATATGTTCCCGTTGAAATGAGATAA
- a CDS encoding DUF441 domain-containing protein: MLEPMLFLLTLLVIAFVAKNQSLIIAVLVLLVMKIAGFEGKTFSLLQGKGINWGVTVITIAVLAPIASGDIGFKDLSGAFKSPYAWIALISGMAVALLAKGGVTLLAEDPHITTALVLGTILAVSIFKGVAVGPLIGAGIAYAAMKIFDFLK; the protein is encoded by the coding sequence ATGCTAGAGCCTATGCTATTTTTACTAACTTTGCTGGTGATTGCCTTTGTGGCCAAGAACCAATCATTAATCATTGCGGTATTGGTCCTCCTTGTAATGAAGATTGCTGGATTTGAGGGTAAAACGTTTTCACTTTTACAGGGAAAAGGAATTAACTGGGGAGTTACCGTCATCACGATCGCCGTCCTGGCTCCGATTGCGAGCGGGGATATTGGCTTCAAGGATTTATCAGGTGCGTTTAAATCGCCATATGCATGGATTGCCCTCATTTCAGGAATGGCAGTTGCTTTGCTTGCAAAAGGCGGGGTTACGTTGCTGGCTGAAGATCCGCATATCACTACTGCACTCGTCCTTGGAACGATACTGGCGGTTTCAATTTTCAAAGGTGTAGCTGTCGGTCCGCTGATCGGCGCAGGGATTGCCTATGCTGCAATGAAAATCTTTGATTTTCTTAAATAG
- the ytvI gene encoding sporulation integral membrane protein YtvI — MNLVYLHRTLRFILVISVIVAGALALFFVSKVTYPFIIGFLIAFMMNPLVNFFQERVKMPRALAVIIALALIMSLFAGLITLLIVEIASGAEYLAKVVPEHLVTLIDYVEHLFAAQLIPLYNQLAGMFQNLEADQQDTIMSNIQNVGANIGTTAGNFIKNFFEKIPNILSWFPNAATVLIFSLLGTFFISKDWYRLSALSNRLLPNRARTSSRTVFIDLKKALFGFVKAQATLISITTVIILIGLLILRIDYAITIALVTGIVDIIPYLGTGAVFVPWIIYEAIAGDMATAIGLGVLYIVVLVQRQVMEPKILSSSIGLDPLATLIALFVGFKTIGFLGLIVGPVVLVVFNTLQRANVFQDVWTFIKGKDEVIIK; from the coding sequence TTGAACCTCGTATATCTTCATCGAACACTGCGCTTTATTCTGGTCATCAGCGTGATTGTCGCAGGAGCATTAGCCTTATTTTTTGTCTCAAAGGTCACATATCCATTCATCATCGGGTTTCTGATTGCATTTATGATGAACCCACTCGTCAACTTTTTTCAAGAACGGGTGAAAATGCCCAGGGCCCTGGCAGTGATTATTGCCCTTGCCCTGATTATGTCATTGTTTGCCGGACTGATTACTTTGCTTATTGTCGAAATCGCTTCTGGAGCCGAATATCTCGCGAAGGTTGTTCCCGAACACCTTGTTACACTGATTGATTACGTAGAGCACTTATTCGCTGCACAGCTCATTCCGCTTTATAACCAGTTGGCTGGAATGTTCCAGAACCTTGAAGCGGACCAGCAGGATACGATCATGAGTAATATCCAGAATGTCGGCGCCAACATCGGGACCACTGCAGGGAATTTCATCAAGAACTTTTTCGAAAAAATTCCCAACATCCTTTCATGGTTTCCCAATGCAGCTACCGTTCTTATTTTCTCACTGCTGGGGACTTTCTTCATCAGCAAAGACTGGTACAGACTATCCGCTTTGAGTAACCGGCTGCTGCCGAACCGTGCAAGGACAAGCAGCAGAACCGTTTTTATCGATTTAAAAAAGGCGTTATTTGGTTTTGTGAAGGCTCAGGCTACCCTGATATCGATCACAACGGTCATCATCCTGATTGGCTTGCTGATCCTTCGTATCGATTATGCCATCACAATTGCCCTTGTTACAGGGATTGTCGATATTATTCCCTATCTAGGCACAGGTGCTGTTTTTGTTCCATGGATCATCTATGAAGCAATCGCCGGTGATATGGCTACCGCAATTGGTTTGGGTGTTTTATATATTGTCGTCCTCGTGCAGAGGCAGGTCATGGAGCCGAAAATCCTGTCTTCCAGCATTGGGCTGGATCCGCTCGCAACCTTGATTGCCCTTTTTGTCGGATTCAAGACCATCGGCTTCCTTGGTCTGATTGTCGGTCCTGTCGTCCTGGTTGTCTTTAATACCCTGCAACGAGCAAATGTATTCCAGGATGTATGGACATTCATCAAAGGGAAGGATGAAGTGATTATCAAATAA
- a CDS encoding FxsA family protein — protein sequence MKYIFMFLIIIPAAEIAVLLLSGQTIGIWPTILLIILTGFLGAYLAKQQGLETIRRTQDQLRRGMMPGDVILDGVSILVGGVLLLTPGFITDILGILLLAPPTRKFFKALMLKLFRNWMDKGTIKVIR from the coding sequence ATGAAGTACATTTTTATGTTTTTAATTATTATTCCGGCGGCTGAAATCGCTGTCCTGCTGCTTTCAGGGCAAACAATCGGCATTTGGCCTACGATTTTACTCATTATCCTTACAGGCTTCCTTGGCGCTTACCTTGCTAAGCAGCAAGGATTGGAAACCATCAGAAGAACACAGGATCAATTAAGGAGAGGCATGATGCCTGGAGATGTTATTCTCGATGGAGTAAGCATCCTTGTTGGCGGAGTCCTGCTTCTGACACCGGGATTCATTACTGACATTCTGGGAATTTTACTTCTGGCGCCACCTACAAGGAAATTTTTTAAAGCATTGATGTTAAAGCTGTTCCGTAACTGGATGGATAAAGGAACCATAAAGGTTATACGCTAA